In Xanthocytophaga agilis, a genomic segment contains:
- the hutU gene encoding urocanate hydratase, translated as MATMVKNYDPVRYKTPTGSQLHCKGWIQEAALRMLLNNINPEVAERPEELIVYGGRGKAARNFEALDLIIKALKDLNEDETLLIQSGKPVGILPTHKDAPRVLISNSQLVPNWANWQHFNELEQKGLMMYGQMTAGSWIYIGSQGIVQGTYETFAAIARKHFNGTLKNTLSVTAGLGGMGGAQPLAVTMNEGVCLIAEVEEWRILKRLETKYLDVFYTDIDEAIDKALLAKKQGDTLSIGVHCNIVDLLQRLIDRNITPDILTDQTSAHDPLIGYFPQHLSVEQANIVRQDNPEKYLVLAYESIVKHVQIMLELQQRGSITFDYGNNIRGRAFEKGLTNAFDFPGFVPAYIRPLFCEGKGPFRWAALSGDPDDIRVTDELILSLFPENESLRRWITLAQKKIAFQGLPARICWLGQGEREKAGLAFNELVRTGKVKAPLVIGRDHLDTGSVASPNRETEAMLDGSDAVADWPVLNALINTAGGASWVSLHHGGGVGVGYSIHAGMVIVADGTEDAAIRLKRVLHNDPGLGVIRHADAGYDIAKDTSRTHRLDLKERLK; from the coding sequence ATGGCTACAATGGTTAAAAATTATGACCCTGTACGTTATAAGACACCAACAGGATCTCAATTGCACTGTAAAGGCTGGATACAAGAAGCCGCTTTACGCATGTTGCTGAACAATATCAATCCGGAAGTAGCAGAAAGGCCTGAAGAACTGATTGTATACGGAGGAAGAGGGAAGGCCGCCCGAAATTTTGAAGCACTGGATCTGATTATTAAGGCATTGAAAGATCTTAATGAAGACGAAACATTACTGATCCAATCCGGAAAGCCTGTAGGAATTCTGCCAACACACAAAGATGCGCCTCGCGTATTAATTTCTAATTCGCAATTGGTACCCAATTGGGCTAATTGGCAGCATTTTAATGAATTGGAGCAAAAAGGGCTGATGATGTATGGACAAATGACAGCTGGTTCCTGGATATATATTGGCTCGCAGGGAATCGTACAGGGAACCTATGAAACGTTTGCTGCTATTGCCAGAAAACATTTTAATGGAACGTTAAAAAATACGTTATCTGTGACAGCAGGCCTGGGAGGAATGGGAGGAGCACAACCATTGGCTGTTACTATGAATGAAGGTGTGTGTCTGATAGCAGAAGTAGAGGAATGGCGTATTCTGAAACGACTGGAGACAAAATACCTCGATGTATTCTACACAGATATAGATGAAGCCATTGACAAGGCATTACTGGCAAAGAAACAAGGAGATACTTTGTCTATTGGAGTTCACTGCAATATTGTAGACTTACTTCAGCGGCTTATAGACCGGAATATCACACCAGATATACTTACCGACCAAACCTCTGCACATGATCCATTGATTGGGTACTTCCCACAGCATCTTTCTGTTGAGCAAGCGAATATAGTACGTCAGGATAACCCGGAGAAATACCTTGTGCTCGCATATGAGTCTATCGTAAAACATGTACAGATAATGCTGGAGTTACAACAACGTGGAAGCATAACCTTTGACTATGGAAATAATATCAGAGGAAGAGCATTTGAAAAGGGATTGACCAATGCGTTTGATTTTCCAGGATTTGTGCCTGCCTATATTCGTCCATTGTTCTGTGAAGGGAAAGGACCTTTCCGATGGGCTGCATTATCTGGTGATCCGGACGATATTCGGGTAACAGACGAATTGATACTGTCGTTGTTTCCTGAAAATGAATCTCTTCGAAGATGGATTACACTGGCTCAGAAAAAAATTGCCTTTCAGGGATTACCTGCCCGCATTTGTTGGTTAGGACAAGGAGAGCGGGAAAAGGCAGGACTTGCCTTTAACGAGCTGGTACGAACCGGTAAAGTAAAAGCACCATTAGTGATTGGTCGTGATCATCTGGATACAGGCTCTGTTGCATCTCCTAACAGGGAGACAGAAGCTATGCTGGATGGTTCGGATGCAGTGGCAGATTGGCCTGTACTGAATGCGTTGATTAATACTGCTGGAGGAGCAAGTTGGGTATCACTGCATCATGGAGGTGGTGTGGGAGTGGGATATTCCATTCATGCTGGAATGGTGATAGTAGCAGACGGTACAGAGGATGCTGCTATTCGTTTAAAAAGAGTACTACATAATGATCCGGGTTTGGGTGTGATCCGTCATGCAGATGCTGGCTATGATATTGCAAAAGATACCTCTAGAACGCATCGGCTAGACCTAAAAGAAAGGTTGAAATAA
- the hutH gene encoding histidine ammonia-lyase, which produces MALLSVQDKLHYINPELLTRDLIEKMIDQQAKLILSDDSIEKITHCRAYLDDKLLHSDTLFYGINTGFGYLQNVQIDKEQIAHLQYNLLQSHACGLGEEVPASIVKLMLFLKIQSLAYGHSGVQLQTVQRLIDFYNYDILPVVYTQGSLGASGDLSPLSHLSLPLIGLGEVYFQRKKYSSQDVLTKFGWTPIELSSKEGIALINGTQFMSAYGLHCLMQAARLIKWADVISAISVDAFDGSAEPFHERIHSVRPHKGQIQTATRLRNLLKHSPICNLPKKQVQDPYSFRCIPQVHGASKDAFAHVNDIILQEINSVTDNPNIFPDDDLILSGGNFHGQPLALGFDYLCMAMAELGNISERRTYQLLSGQRGLPLFLVKNPGLHSGLMIPQYTAAGIVSENKQLCTPSSVDSITSSNGQEDHVSMGANGATKCLRVINNLEKVLAIELLTATQALEFRRPLQTSAVLEDIVGKFRQLVPFNETDRVLSTDMHRAIEFLRAYPLSAID; this is translated from the coding sequence ATGGCTTTATTATCCGTTCAAGATAAGTTACATTATATCAATCCTGAGTTACTGACCAGAGACTTGATAGAAAAAATGATAGATCAGCAAGCTAAGTTGATACTTTCAGATGACTCTATTGAAAAAATAACACATTGCAGAGCTTATCTGGATGATAAGCTTTTGCATTCTGATACCCTTTTTTATGGTATCAATACTGGTTTTGGTTATCTCCAGAATGTACAGATTGACAAAGAACAAATAGCCCATCTGCAATACAATCTGCTCCAATCACATGCCTGTGGACTAGGTGAAGAAGTGCCTGCTTCCATTGTAAAGTTGATGCTCTTTCTGAAAATACAGTCTCTGGCTTATGGACATTCAGGAGTACAGTTGCAGACGGTACAACGCCTCATAGACTTTTACAATTATGACATTTTGCCTGTAGTATATACTCAGGGATCATTGGGCGCTTCTGGTGACTTGTCGCCCTTGTCACATCTGAGTTTACCATTGATTGGACTAGGTGAAGTCTATTTTCAGCGAAAGAAATACTCCTCACAGGACGTGTTGACTAAGTTTGGCTGGACTCCGATAGAGTTATCTTCCAAGGAAGGAATTGCTCTGATCAATGGGACTCAGTTTATGTCAGCTTATGGATTACATTGTTTGATGCAGGCTGCCCGACTGATCAAATGGGCTGATGTGATATCGGCTATTTCCGTGGATGCTTTTGATGGCTCTGCTGAACCATTTCATGAAAGAATCCATTCCGTCAGACCGCACAAAGGCCAGATACAGACTGCTACCCGCTTACGTAATCTGTTAAAGCATAGCCCTATTTGTAACCTTCCCAAGAAACAGGTTCAAGACCCTTATTCCTTCCGCTGTATCCCACAGGTGCATGGTGCTTCCAAAGATGCTTTTGCTCATGTAAATGATATTATTTTACAGGAAATAAACTCTGTTACCGACAATCCCAATATCTTTCCGGATGATGATCTGATTCTTTCTGGAGGAAACTTTCATGGGCAGCCACTGGCATTAGGGTTTGATTATCTCTGTATGGCTATGGCTGAACTGGGAAATATCTCCGAACGGCGTACCTATCAGCTACTATCTGGTCAGCGAGGTTTGCCGTTGTTTCTGGTGAAAAATCCAGGTTTGCATTCCGGATTGATGATTCCTCAATATACAGCAGCAGGCATTGTCAGCGAAAATAAACAGCTTTGTACTCCCTCTTCTGTGGATTCTATTACTTCATCCAATGGTCAGGAAGATCATGTAAGTATGGGAGCCAATGGTGCGACGAAATGTCTTCGGGTTATCAATAACCTTGAAAAAGTGCTGGCTATCGAACTTTTGACTGCTACTCAGGCATTAGAATTCCGAAGACCCTTACAGACATCCGCAGTACTGGAAGATATCGTTGGGAAGTTTCGGCAACTAGTGCCTTTTAATGAGACAGATCGTGTATTATCAACAGATATGCATCGGGCCATTGAGTTTTTAAGAGCTTATCCTTTATCTGCTATAGACTAA
- a CDS encoding LysR substrate-binding domain-containing protein, with translation MEIRQLKYFLTLAEELHFKKASEKLFIVQPALTKQIQDLEKELGVQLFERNKRKVKLTIAGDFFRNEIIQALEKLEEAKNKVRLVEEGQKGEIRIGYVGSCIHTFLPDLLTVLNERHPEIQTYLSEMTSASQLQAIQKGELDVAFLRNPPANKRFGEKLIFQETFALVLPEEHHLNQNNFEGMHQVAHEKFILPTRADGEQYYQLQWSICEDAGFLPQIAHETVHGHTVLKLIDHHLGISLLPTSFKDITSAAVKFIELANIPQRAEITALWDRHNPNPSLHFFLELLDEIFFI, from the coding sequence ATGGAGATACGTCAGCTAAAATATTTCCTTACTCTTGCTGAAGAATTGCACTTCAAAAAGGCATCTGAGAAATTATTCATTGTACAGCCAGCTCTTACCAAACAGATTCAGGATCTGGAGAAAGAACTAGGTGTACAGTTGTTTGAGCGAAACAAACGCAAAGTAAAGCTGACTATAGCAGGCGATTTTTTCAGGAATGAGATAATTCAAGCATTGGAAAAACTCGAAGAAGCCAAAAATAAGGTTAGACTTGTAGAAGAAGGTCAGAAAGGAGAAATACGCATTGGGTATGTAGGATCGTGCATTCACACATTTCTACCAGATCTGTTAACTGTACTCAATGAAAGGCATCCGGAAATCCAGACATATCTTTCTGAGATGACTTCTGCTTCTCAGTTACAGGCAATACAAAAGGGTGAACTGGATGTAGCTTTTCTAAGAAATCCACCAGCCAACAAACGATTTGGTGAAAAGTTAATCTTTCAGGAAACCTTTGCGCTGGTCTTACCGGAGGAACATCACTTAAATCAAAATAACTTCGAAGGAATGCACCAGGTGGCTCATGAGAAGTTTATTTTACCAACCCGTGCAGATGGTGAACAATACTATCAGTTACAGTGGAGTATCTGCGAAGACGCAGGATTTCTCCCCCAGATAGCCCATGAAACTGTACATGGTCATACGGTATTAAAACTGATTGACCATCACTTAGGAATTTCATTACTTCCTACATCCTTTAAAGATATCACCAGTGCAGCTGTTAAGTTTATTGAGTTAGCCAATATACCTCAACGGGCAGAAATCACAGCTCTTTGGGATAGGCACAACCCTAATCCAAGTTTACATTTCTTTCTCGAACTACTGGATGAAATATTCTTTATCTAG
- a CDS encoding DUF6992 family protein, which translates to MFHLPFTLFWTIHISIATPTASLIPFDKQMNKLSKIHAGVLLTWAILNITSGILCSIFAQEEMYFFSLMNLVWGVINSGVAAFVYWHTRKSAARQKTIVKRMQLQQHVKKMLLLNSLLDVMYVLIGILLYKQQSAIELYQNLWEGFGIAVCMQGIFLLLQDSLFYNLHVSNGKKLVFTSIVA; encoded by the coding sequence ATGTTTCATCTGCCTTTTACGCTATTCTGGACAATACATATATCTATTGCGACTCCTACTGCTAGTCTGATACCATTTGACAAACAAATGAACAAACTAAGTAAAATACATGCAGGAGTTCTCTTAACCTGGGCCATTTTAAATATCACCTCAGGAATTTTATGTAGTATTTTTGCACAGGAGGAAATGTACTTTTTCTCACTTATGAACCTGGTATGGGGAGTAATTAATTCGGGTGTAGCAGCTTTTGTTTACTGGCACACCCGGAAAAGTGCAGCTAGACAAAAAACCATTGTCAAAAGAATGCAGCTACAACAACATGTAAAGAAAATGTTGTTACTAAATAGTCTTCTTGATGTAATGTATGTCCTTATTGGTATTTTGTTATATAAACAACAGTCAGCCATAGAACTTTACCAGAACTTATGGGAAGGCTTTGGGATAGCTGTTTGTATGCAGGGTATTTTTCTATTACTACAGGACAGTCTGTTTTATAATTTGCATGTAAGCAATGGAAAGAAACTAGTGTTTACATCCATTGTAGCATAA
- the treZ gene encoding malto-oligosyltrehalose trehalohydrolase, whose protein sequence is MKFVGAEYLGNNRCAFTVWAPQKKSMTLHFVYPKERKIEMKKDGQGYFNVLLDEVSPSDRYFFAPDGDKIERYPDPGSYYQPEGVTGPSQVIDHTAYHWQDQQWRGIPFNELIFYELHVGLFTSEGTFEAIIPYLDELVAIGINALQLMPVNQFPGSRNWGYDGVYPYAVQHSYGGPEGLKKLVDTCHQKGIAVFLDVVYNHLGPEGNYFDKFGPYTTNAYCTPWGDAINFDKEYSDGVRDFFSNNPVFWFELYHIDGLRFDAIHLMYDHNAVTIWDEIHAKVHMCEQQLGRPLYMVAESDFNSPKVMQVPEVGGLGFHAQWLDDFHHAMYVLLDKKGLQRYEDFGHMEQLAKAFKEGFVHTGEYVKARKRRYGTSAAGLSGDKFIVFTMNHDQAGNRVKGERLSKLIDFERLKVAAAGMLLSPYLPMLFMGEEYAEDVPFFYFIDYSEKELIKAVQKSRREQLAGYGDVGNPPDPQAETTFKACILQWDKRRSGKHASMLEWYKTLIAVRKQYEVLQNYTKNDLTVTVLGQSGIALLRQSKDGLQKLVCLLNLKDVTIEYTFPSLSGSWDKLLDSKDTQWLEKKQKVKQAPARAKAEETIQIPSLCVLLYEQKVDE, encoded by the coding sequence ATGAAATTCGTAGGTGCGGAGTACTTAGGTAACAATCGCTGTGCATTTACTGTATGGGCTCCACAGAAAAAAAGTATGACACTGCATTTTGTGTATCCCAAGGAACGCAAGATTGAGATGAAAAAAGATGGGCAGGGCTATTTCAACGTATTGCTTGATGAGGTGTCTCCTAGCGATCGTTATTTTTTTGCTCCGGATGGAGACAAAATAGAACGCTATCCAGATCCCGGCTCCTATTACCAGCCTGAAGGAGTAACGGGACCCTCTCAGGTAATTGATCATACAGCTTATCACTGGCAAGATCAGCAGTGGAGGGGTATTCCTTTTAATGAGTTGATATTTTATGAACTACACGTAGGACTATTTACTTCTGAAGGTACATTCGAAGCTATTATTCCTTATCTGGATGAGTTGGTAGCTATTGGGATCAATGCTTTACAGCTGATGCCGGTAAATCAATTTCCTGGTAGCCGTAACTGGGGCTATGACGGCGTGTACCCATATGCTGTGCAACATTCGTATGGTGGACCTGAGGGATTAAAGAAATTAGTGGATACTTGTCATCAAAAGGGGATAGCTGTTTTTCTGGATGTAGTCTATAACCATCTGGGACCTGAAGGAAATTATTTTGACAAGTTTGGACCCTATACTACTAATGCGTACTGCACACCTTGGGGAGATGCTATTAATTTTGATAAAGAGTATTCTGATGGAGTACGTGATTTTTTCTCAAACAATCCTGTATTCTGGTTTGAATTGTATCACATTGATGGACTTCGCTTTGACGCCATCCATCTGATGTATGATCATAATGCAGTTACTATCTGGGATGAAATACATGCAAAAGTTCACATGTGTGAACAGCAACTGGGAAGGCCTTTGTATATGGTGGCAGAAAGCGATTTTAATAGTCCCAAAGTGATGCAGGTTCCGGAAGTAGGAGGGTTGGGTTTCCATGCTCAATGGCTGGATGACTTTCATCACGCTATGTATGTGCTATTGGATAAGAAAGGGCTTCAACGGTATGAAGATTTTGGACACATGGAACAACTTGCCAAGGCGTTTAAGGAAGGATTCGTACATACAGGAGAATATGTAAAGGCTCGTAAACGTAGATATGGAACTTCCGCTGCAGGATTATCCGGAGATAAGTTTATTGTCTTTACAATGAACCATGATCAGGCTGGCAACCGGGTAAAAGGAGAGCGATTGAGTAAGCTGATTGACTTTGAGCGACTAAAAGTAGCGGCAGCAGGGATGTTATTATCACCTTATCTGCCTATGTTGTTTATGGGAGAAGAATATGCTGAGGATGTGCCATTCTTTTATTTTATTGATTATTCTGAGAAAGAATTGATAAAAGCTGTACAGAAAAGTCGTAGAGAACAATTGGCTGGTTATGGTGATGTTGGTAATCCTCCTGATCCACAGGCAGAAACTACTTTCAAGGCTTGCATATTGCAATGGGACAAACGAAGAAGTGGTAAGCATGCCAGTATGCTGGAATGGTACAAAACGTTGATCGCGGTGCGAAAACAATATGAAGTATTGCAGAACTATACAAAAAATGATTTGACAGTTACTGTACTAGGCCAATCAGGTATTGCTTTACTCAGACAAAGTAAGGATGGACTGCAGAAATTAGTGTGTTTGCTCAATCTGAAAGATGTGACTATAGAATATACATTTCCTAGTCTATCTGGATCATGGGACAAGTTGCTGGATTCTAAAGATACTCAGTGGCTTGAAAAAAAGCAAAAAGTAAAGCAGGCTCCCGCAAGAGCTAAGGCTGAAGAAACTATTCAGATACCATCCCTTTGTGTATTACTATATGAACAAAAAGTGGATGAGTAG
- a CDS encoding alpha-amylase family glycosyl hydrolase, with product MSEIKNDYLWWQTGVVYQIYPRSFQDSNGDGIGDLQGILKRLDYLQWLGVDAVWISPIYPSPMADFGYDISDYIGIHPLFGSLDDFDRLIQEVHARKMKLILDLVPNHTSDQHPWFLESRSSRDNPKRDWYIWKNPRPDGGPPNNWLSVFGGSGWEWDEKTEQYYYHAFLKEQPDLNWRHPEVQQAMLNVMRFWLDRGVDGFRIDVMWHMIKDLQLRDNPVNPDYQNHMATYEQLLPVYSTDQPEVHEIVQKMRKLLDSYSDRMMIGEIYLPIQKLVTYYGIDGKGAHLPFNFQLISLPWEAKVIAAAIDQYEGALPANGWPNWVLGNHDQPRITSRVGIQQARVAAMLLLTLRGTPTIYYGDEIGMRDVPIPFQEVQDPQGLNMPDKNLSRDPARTPMQWDASLQAGFTEGKPWLRLDRAFQRTNVQLQKEDPYSMLLLYKRLIDLRHIEPSLTVGDYTPVCSDNQMLAFTRHAEGHPKFLIILNLSHRPCYFKPSTLTFTGTVVMATSPELEGSVVDENISLSGDEGVIIRITDTGL from the coding sequence ATGAGTGAAATAAAAAACGATTACCTCTGGTGGCAAACAGGTGTAGTGTATCAGATTTATCCAAGGTCTTTTCAGGATAGCAATGGCGATGGAATTGGAGATTTGCAGGGAATACTAAAGCGTCTGGATTATTTGCAGTGGCTGGGAGTAGATGCAGTCTGGATTTCCCCAATTTATCCTTCTCCAATGGCTGATTTTGGATATGACATCTCAGACTATATCGGCATCCATCCATTGTTTGGTTCGCTGGATGATTTTGATAGGCTTATTCAGGAAGTTCATGCACGAAAGATGAAGCTGATTCTGGATCTCGTACCCAATCATACGTCAGATCAACATCCCTGGTTTCTGGAATCTCGTTCATCGCGGGATAATCCCAAGCGAGACTGGTATATCTGGAAAAATCCCCGGCCAGATGGAGGACCACCCAATAACTGGCTGAGTGTATTTGGAGGTAGTGGTTGGGAATGGGATGAAAAAACAGAGCAGTATTATTATCATGCTTTCTTGAAAGAGCAACCTGATCTGAACTGGAGGCATCCGGAAGTGCAACAGGCTATGTTGAACGTGATGCGTTTCTGGCTTGACAGAGGGGTAGACGGATTTCGGATTGATGTGATGTGGCATATGATAAAAGATCTCCAGCTACGGGATAATCCTGTTAATCCGGATTATCAGAATCATATGGCGACTTATGAACAGTTATTGCCTGTTTATTCAACAGATCAGCCAGAAGTGCATGAGATTGTGCAGAAGATGAGGAAACTGCTTGACTCTTATTCGGATCGGATGATGATAGGGGAGATTTATCTTCCTATTCAGAAGTTGGTTACGTATTATGGAATTGATGGCAAAGGAGCACACCTCCCTTTTAATTTTCAGCTAATTTCTCTACCCTGGGAAGCAAAAGTGATTGCTGCTGCTATAGATCAGTATGAAGGTGCTCTTCCAGCTAATGGCTGGCCTAATTGGGTATTGGGTAATCATGATCAGCCCCGTATTACTAGTAGGGTTGGCATCCAACAGGCACGAGTAGCAGCCATGTTGCTCCTGACTCTTCGAGGTACACCTACTATTTACTATGGTGATGAAATAGGTATGCGTGATGTACCCATTCCGTTTCAGGAAGTGCAGGACCCGCAAGGGCTAAATATGCCGGATAAAAATCTCAGCAGAGACCCGGCACGTACACCGATGCAGTGGGATGCCAGTTTACAAGCCGGATTTACAGAAGGTAAACCCTGGCTGCGTTTAGATAGAGCGTTTCAACGAACCAATGTACAGCTTCAGAAAGAAGATCCGTATTCTATGTTATTGCTCTACAAACGGTTAATTGACCTGCGACACATTGAGCCATCACTGACTGTAGGAGACTATACCCCTGTTTGTTCTGACAATCAGATGTTGGCCTTTACCCGGCATGCGGAAGGGCATCCAAAATTTCTGATCATTCTGAATCTTAGTCATCGGCCATGTTATTTTAAGCCATCTACCTTAACCTTTACAGGGACAGTTGTAATGGCCACTTCTCCAGAGTTGGAAGGCTCTGTTGTGGATGAAAACATTAGCTTAAGCGGAGACGAAGGTGTTATTATTCGTATAACTGATACTGGATTGTAG
- a CDS encoding LytTR family DNA-binding domain-containing protein encodes MLISSFLNHIIIRNILGLTALLTVHFIADQENFFRREGSNQWMPYLFLVMLYGGMIVHHRILFDQFYLKQRRKIYWIGLLLALAVSSVNMHYILQKGFSVENTLPKLISFWVYVLTGLGVYVLFRYVRLDQQPSVFIQTSDSTSKSADSFTCTVDSETITISHASIIYMESMENYVKIYTPSKTYVTRLTLKQAEERLPKPYFIRISRSHIIHRAYLKDHTPDNIKVGGENFSIGKVYKRHVAELLSSKL; translated from the coding sequence ATGCTTATTTCTTCGTTTCTGAATCATATTATCATTCGAAATATTCTAGGGCTTACAGCTTTGCTTACTGTACATTTTATAGCGGATCAGGAAAATTTTTTTCGGAGGGAAGGTTCCAATCAGTGGATGCCTTATTTGTTTTTGGTGATGTTATACGGAGGGATGATAGTACATCATCGCATCTTGTTTGATCAGTTTTATCTCAAACAACGAAGAAAGATATACTGGATAGGGTTGCTTTTAGCATTGGCAGTTAGCTCTGTTAATATGCACTATATCCTGCAAAAAGGATTTAGTGTCGAGAATACTTTACCAAAATTAATAAGCTTTTGGGTCTATGTGCTAACCGGACTGGGTGTATATGTTCTTTTTCGCTATGTAAGATTGGATCAGCAACCGTCAGTATTTATACAAACTTCGGATTCGACCTCTAAAAGCGCTGATTCATTTACTTGTACAGTGGATAGTGAGACGATAACTATTTCGCATGCCAGTATTATATACATGGAAAGCATGGAGAATTATGTGAAAATTTATACCCCTTCAAAAACTTATGTTACACGCCTAACACTGAAACAGGCAGAAGAACGGTTGCCTAAGCCTTACTTCATTCGTATTAGCCGATCACATATTATACATAGAGCTTATCTTAAAGATCATACTCCTGATAATATAAAGGTAGGTGGTGAGAATTTCTCAATTGGGAAAGTATATAAGCGTCATGTTGCAGAATTACTAAGCAGTAAGTTATAG
- a CDS encoding porin family protein: MKKTALTAILLLVGVISFAQTFSFGPKAGLNISNYTGGNIKSQALVGYHLGGILSFGFGKNFALQPEVLFSTQGAKIDNDGQKTDFKINYVTVPVMLKFRTNGGFIITAGPQVGFLTSQDVPDQTIRNFAKNLDLSAGVGIGYQSNIGLGVEGRYIAGISKVGNFSGQSIDPDFKNSVIQFSLFWAIPLGGN, encoded by the coding sequence ATGAAAAAAACAGCCCTTACTGCCATACTCCTTTTAGTAGGTGTAATCTCATTTGCTCAGACATTTAGCTTTGGTCCTAAAGCAGGATTGAATATAAGCAACTATACAGGAGGTAACATCAAATCACAGGCTCTTGTCGGTTATCATTTGGGTGGAATTCTAAGCTTTGGCTTTGGAAAGAACTTCGCCCTTCAACCAGAGGTGTTATTTTCCACACAAGGTGCCAAGATCGACAATGATGGACAAAAAACTGATTTCAAAATCAACTATGTTACAGTTCCGGTAATGTTGAAATTCAGAACCAATGGTGGTTTCATTATTACAGCAGGTCCACAGGTTGGATTTCTTACGTCACAAGATGTACCAGATCAAACCATTCGTAACTTTGCCAAAAATCTTGATCTGTCTGCAGGAGTAGGTATAGGTTACCAATCCAACATCGGTTTAGGTGTTGAAGGCCGCTACATTGCTGGTATATCAAAAGTTGGTAATTTTTCGGGACAGTCTATCGACCCTGACTTTAAAAACAGTGTTATCCAGTTTAGTCTGTTCTGGGCTATTCCATTAGGAGGCAATTAA
- the rpiB gene encoding ribose 5-phosphate isomerase B, with product MKIAIGGDHAGFTYKEAIKEMLAAKGIEVKDFGPYSTSSVDYPDFVHPLATAVENKEFNFGILVCGSGNGVAITANKHQGIRAALCWNTELAGLARQHNNANILCLPERFISVEDAKACVDTFLTASFEGGRHQNRVDKIAFC from the coding sequence ATGAAAATAGCAATTGGTGGTGATCATGCTGGTTTTACCTACAAAGAAGCCATTAAGGAAATGCTGGCAGCAAAGGGTATTGAAGTAAAAGACTTTGGTCCCTATAGTACTTCTTCGGTGGATTATCCAGACTTTGTTCACCCACTGGCTACGGCAGTAGAAAACAAAGAATTCAATTTTGGCATTCTGGTATGTGGCAGTGGCAATGGAGTAGCGATTACAGCCAATAAACACCAGGGCATCCGGGCAGCCTTGTGCTGGAATACAGAGTTGGCAGGCTTGGCCCGTCAGCATAATAACGCCAATATATTATGCCTACCAGAACGTTTCATCAGTGTAGAAGACGCTAAAGCATGTGTCGATACATTCCTTACTGCGTCATTCGAAGGTGGACGCCATCAGAACAGAGTAGATAAAATCGCATTTTGTTAA